The Cellulophaga lytica DSM 7489 nucleotide sequence AATTTTACCAGATGCTTTAGCAGATCCATCAAGAGATTTTTGGCAAGATTTGGTAGATGAGGTAGATGGATTAATACCGTACGAAGAAAATCAAGATTCATATATAAGTTTTAGGCCAACTAAACTTTATGGCTCTATACGTTACAATTTTGGAGAACAAGATAGAAGTATGCAAGATTGTGATTGTAAAGCCGGTGGTAGTAAAGGTAGCTTAGGTTTTCCTAATGCTGTAGGCGGACAATTATATGTAATTAACAGACCAAGAGGGCCACAAGTGGCATTAACTGGTTTTTACCAAAGAAATTTTGGAAAAGCAATTAGCTTAAAAACAACTTACACGGTAGACAAGTTTTCATATACAAACATAGGTTTTGGAGCAAATCTTAACTTAGGCCCAGTAAACCTATATGCAATGGCAGATAATTTAATTGCATATAAAAATTTAGCAGCTTCACAGTACGCATCTTTTCAATTAGGAATTAATGTTATATCTTGGCGTTAAATTTACTTAGTCCTATGAAACAGTTACTTTTTAGCACAATTTTTATGTGCTCATTTTTTTTATCAGCTCAAAATTTTAACGAATATAAATACATAATTGTTCCTAAAAAATTTAATGCTTTTAAAGAGGAAGATCAATATAGAACAAGTGCATTGGTTAAGTTTCTGTTTGATAAAAAGGGGTATAATGTTGTATATGATGACGCTATGCCACAAGATTTAAAATCTAACAGATGTTTAGGTTTAACAGTAGATTTAAAAGATGAGTCTAATATGTTTACTACAAAAGCAGGTTTGTTACTAAAAGACTGTAATGCAGACCAAGTTTTTAAAACTACAATTGCAAAGAGTAAACAAAAAGAATATCAAAAAGCCTATAATGAAGCTATTAGAAGTGCATTTAAATCTTTTAATACAATAACTTATAATTACACACCTAAGCAACAAGAAAAGCAAAATAACCAAACTTTGGTTGTGAGTTATGAAGGTGATGTAGAAGAGGTTAAGGAAAAAACAGTAGCTCCGGCTCCCGTTAAAAAACAAGTTGTTGCAGTTGCTAAAGCAGAAGAGTCTGTTCTAGAAGGTGTTTTATATGCACAACAGATTAGCAATGGTTACCAATTGGTAGATAGTACTCCTAAAATTGAATACAAAATGTATAAAACTACAGTACAAAATGTATTTTTGGCAACTAATAATGATATTAACGGAATAGTAGTATCTAAAAACGGCAAATGGTTTTTTGAGTATTACCAAGGAGATAAATTACAATCTAAAGAATTAAACATAAAGTTTTAATTCTAAAGTTCATATTTATCTTTCCACCTATTTTTTAAAAATTCTTTAATAGTTCGTTCTCGGTTATTATTTCCAGGAATGTAAAAAGAACTACCTGATAACTCATCAGGTAAAAATTCTGCTGCTACAAAGTTATTTTCATAATTGTGGGCATATTGGTAGTCTTTACCATAACCAATATCTTTCATTAATTTGGTGGGAGCATTACGCAAAGCAAGCGGTACAGATAAATCTCCTGTTTGTTTAACAACCTGCTGTGCTTTTCCTATAGCAGCATAACTGGCGTTACTTTTAGCAGATGTAGCTAAATATATAGCACATTGGCTAAGTATAATTCGTGCTTCTGGGTAACCAATTGTACTAACAGCTTGAAAAGTGGTATTAGCCATAACCAAAGCAGTAGGGTTAGCATTGCCAATATCTTCAGACGCAGCAATAAGCATTCTTCGAGCAATAAATTTTACATCTTCGCCTCCTTCAATCATACGAGCTAACCAATACACAGCACCGTTAGGGTCACTACCACGAATAGATTTTATAAAAGCAGAAACAATATCATAATGTTGCTCTCCTGTTTTGTCGTATAAAACAGTGTTTTTTTGTACTTTGCTTAGTACCAATTCATCAGTAATAACAACATCTTCTGTGTCTTCAGAATTTATAACTAGCTCAAACATATTTAACAGCTTTCTGCCGTCACCTCCAGAGAGTCTTAACAAAGCTTCTGTTTCTTTTAGTTCAATTTTCTTCTTTTGTAGCTGTGCATCTTGTCGTATTGCACGTTCAAGCAAAGTAACCAAGTCGTGCTTATCAAAAGGTTTTAAAATATAAACCTGACACCTGCTTAAAAGTGCAGGTATAACTTCAAAACTAGGATTTTCAGTTGTAGCCCCAATTAAGGTAACCCAACCCTTTTCTACAGCTGCCAGTAAAGAATCTTGCTGAGATTTACTAAATCGATGAATTTCATCAATAAATAAAATGGGATTTTTAGTAGTAAATAAACCGCCGCTTTTTTTTGCTTTTTCTATAACCTCTCTAACATCTTTTACCCCACTACTAATAGCACTTAGTGTGTAAAAAGGCCTGTCTATTTCATTAGCTATAATATTAGCTAAAGTGGTTTTACCAGTACCAGGAGGTCCCCAAAGAATTAAAGAAGGTAATATACCTCTTTTAATTTGTTGGGTTAGTGTGCCATTATCACCAACTAAGTGGGTCTGACTCACATATTCTGTTAACGTTTTTGGTCTTACTCTTTCTGCTAAAGGCTCATTCATACCACAAAAATAAAAAGAATCTAAATGACAATTTAGCAGATTTATATTTTTTGGCTAAATCATTGCGTTATTGTAGTAAATTAGTGTTAATGACAGACAATAATTACTTTAAATTCTCCAATTCGGTATTATTAGTGCCAATAATAGCAGTACTTAGTATTTGGACGGTCTATTGGGTAGAATTACAATTTAAAATTAATTTTAACCATTTTGGAGTGTATCCAAGAACACTTAGCGGAATTAAAGGTGTTTTTTTTAGTCCGTTTATACATGGGTCATTAAAGCATTTGTATAGTAATACATTGCCATTGGTGGTGTTAAGTGCCGCTCTTGTTTATTTTTATAAACCAGTAGCTTTTAAAGTATTATTTTATGGTACACTATTGTCTGGTTTAATTACTTGGGTAATTGGTAGACCATCTTACCATATTGGAGCAAGTGGAGTTATTTACTTACTAGCTAGTTTTATATTTTTTAAAGGTGTTTTTGCAAAACATTTTAGACTAATTGCACTTTCTTTATTTGTTGTATTTGTTTACGGTAGTATGCTTTGGTATATTTTACCAATAAAAGAAGGTATATCTTGGGAAGGCCATTTAGGCGGATTTATTACAGGGTTGTTTTTTGCATACTTTTTAAAGGCAGATATTCCTATACCCAAAAAATATGCTTGGGAAGAGGATAGCTACAATGAGGAAGCAGATGAGTTTTTACGTCATTTTGATGAAGATGGTAATTTTATAGAATCTACTCCTGAATCAGAACCTGAAACCGATTTAGATACTACAAGTCCAATTAAAATTACTTACCACTATAAAGAAAACAAAGAAGAGTAGCATAATTTATGCTAAGCGTTGCCTTACAGCTTCATATAAAAACACACCACAAGCAACAGAAACGTTTAATGATTCTATTTCGCCTAATAATGGCAATTTAGCAGTATGGTCTGCTGCTTTTAATATTGATGGAGAAATACCTACATCTTCTGATCCCATAATTATTGCAGAAGCTTCTTTAAAAGAAACATCGTAAATTGTGTTTTCCGTTTTTTCTGAGGCAGCAATAATTTTTACTCCAGATGCCTGTAAATAATGTACAGCGTCTTTAATGTGGTTAACTTTTGCAATTGGAACTTTAAAGGCCGCTCCGGCAGATGTTTTTATGGTATCTGCAGTTACAGGTGCAGCACCTTTTTTCTGAATAATTATACCATCTACACCAGTACACTCTGCGGTTCTAATAATGGCACCAAAATTACGTACATCAGATAATTGATCTAGAAGTAGAAAAAGAGGAGCTTCTTTTTTTTGAATAACGCTTTCAACTAATTCTTCAAAATTATGAAACGTGATAGGAGATATGTTAGCAACTACACCTTGGTGATTATTTTTTGTTAGCCTGTTTAGTTTTTCAACAGGTACATAAGAAATGCTAATTCCTTTTTTTCTGGCTAAATTTTCTAGTTCTCTAAAAAGATCACCTTTTAATCCCTTTTGAACAAAAATTTTATCTAGAGCTTCATTAGCATTAATGGCTTCTATAATAGCTCTAATACCATAAATTTGGGTAGTTTTTTCCATTTGGCAAAGGTATAAAAAAAACCTGCGGAAATCTCCGCAGGTTTAGATATTAAATAGGATTTATTTTTCTAATTAATTAGTTTACATCCCAAAATAATTTACTTGTAATTAAATCACCATTAGAAAGGCCTTGGGCAGCAGCATTTCTGTTTTCCCCATTTAAAGTTTGTAGTAATTGCGGGTACCTTAAACGAAAAGGTAAGTCATCTACAGAAGGGTCTACAGGTCCAGGTTCAAAAATATAACTAGTTAATGGGTCATCTGTATTTTGTTCATCAACTTGAACTTGAGGTAAAGTGATTAATTCATTAGGTTGAATTAATGTATTTGGAAAACCTGTTCTTCTGTATTCTGTGTATGCTTGGTGAGCTTGCATATATAAAGCAATGTATTTTTGGTTTAATACATTTGCTTGATTAGCAGCAGGCAAACTTGATACAAAAGTAGTAATGTCTGCTGTAGGAACTCCCCATTTTTCCATACTTGCAGTTACACCATTTTCATAATTAGTTTGTGACCAACCATTACGTTCAGAAATTAAGAATTCTACCTCTGCATATTCCATTAGAACTTCTTTGTAGTTTGGTTTTAGAACGTTACTGCTAGGATAAGAATACGCAATGTTTCTTAAAAAATTAGTATTTCTAAAAGCATAAGGAATACCTACATAGTCATCAAAGTTTTCTGTAACAACTGCAGTTCCATCTTTAACTTTTGCTATTCCTTCTGAAATTGGTACAGCCATTTTAAATAATCTAGGGTCAGGATTAAAGTTTCCTCTTTCTCCTTTTAGTAACTCTATAAATGGTGCTGCAACAGCAAAATCTGTTCTGTCAATGAATGAATCCCACAATGGTGAAGAATTAGCATCAGCAGTGTCGTAAGATTGTGCAGCATTATCATCATTAGATGTCATAACTCCACTAGCAATAGCTGCATCAAAAGCAGTTTCATATGTTGCATTATCCACACCTTTTATAGTTGTAGCTACTCTTAGGATTAAAGAATTGGCAAACTTTTTCCACTTTGTTGCATCTCCACCATAAATGTTATCACCACTGTTAAAAACTACAGCACCTTCATTAATCATATCAGCAGACTCTCTTAATTCTTTTAGTATATCCATATAGATATCTTCTTGAGCAGCAAAAACAGGTGTAGCTGTTTCCTCTAGCTTTAAAGCTTGAAAGGTTTCGTTATCAGAACCATAAGAATAGTAAGGAACATCCCCAAAGAAATTTGTTAGCTCGTAAAACATATAAGAAAGCATAATACGAGAAGCGGCTATTTGATTATCATTATCGCCATATGCAGCAGCAAGGCCTCTTGTTTCTTCATTTGTATTTTGATCTAATATAGCTTTAAAATCTGTAGCAACTAAATATGTGTTGCGGTATATAGATTCTGCAGAAGATTCACGGTATAGATATCTGTCTTCATCAGCATAAGCAGTTTGTCCCCAGTACTGAACCCAAGGAAGAGTTAATCTTCCTTCATTAAATGCATCTCTAGAGAAATCTGTGAATTGTTTAGTAGCACTAGCAAAAATATTACTAGTAGGTACTACCTCTGGGTTGTTTGGATTCTCATTAATTTCTGCTAAATCTTGGTCACAGGAATTAAAAGTAATTGCCAATACAACTGCTAATAATAGTATAAATTTATTTTTCATTTTCTTAGAATTTTAATTGTAAGTTTAATCCATAGCTTTTAGTTGATGGTAAAGAACCACCTTCAGAACCTTGGATGTTTCCACTTCCAGAAGTAGCTACTTCTGGGTCAAAGTTATCATTGTCTAATCCCCACACACCTAAGTTTCTTCCAAAAGCAGAAATGTTTACAGCAGAAATACCAGTGTTTTTTAATAGGTTAGATGGTAATTTATAACTTAAACTAACCTCCCTTAATTTTACGTAATCGGCATTAAATACATTGGCTGCATCTGCTCCAAAATAATAATCTGTACCTTCCTGCTGTGCAGATATTACTTGGGTATTTGGAGCTGTATTTGTTACAACATAATCTCCATTAGCATCATAAGTAATAGTACCCGTTACACCTTCTAAAACGGTACCAACTTCTCTTTTGTTGTTTGTTGCTGTTTGTTCTAATATACCAGAGTAGTTACCCCATATATTTGTTAGAGACCTGTACTTACCACCTTTTTGTACATCTATTAAAAATCCTAAACTAAGGTTTTTGTAACGGAAACTATTTTTAAAGCCCATATTGTAATCAGGAAGAATTGATCCTAAGTTTTCTACATTTTGAGTTTCTGCGTAGC carries:
- a CDS encoding SusD/RagB family nutrient-binding outer membrane lipoprotein, whose amino-acid sequence is MKNKFILLLAVVLAITFNSCDQDLAEINENPNNPEVVPTSNIFASATKQFTDFSRDAFNEGRLTLPWVQYWGQTAYADEDRYLYRESSAESIYRNTYLVATDFKAILDQNTNEETRGLAAAYGDNDNQIAASRIMLSYMFYELTNFFGDVPYYSYGSDNETFQALKLEETATPVFAAQEDIYMDILKELRESADMINEGAVVFNSGDNIYGGDATKWKKFANSLILRVATTIKGVDNATYETAFDAAIASGVMTSNDDNAAQSYDTADANSSPLWDSFIDRTDFAVAAPFIELLKGERGNFNPDPRLFKMAVPISEGIAKVKDGTAVVTENFDDYVGIPYAFRNTNFLRNIAYSYPSSNVLKPNYKEVLMEYAEVEFLISERNGWSQTNYENGVTASMEKWGVPTADITTFVSSLPAANQANVLNQKYIALYMQAHQAYTEYRRTGFPNTLIQPNELITLPQVQVDEQNTDDPLTSYIFEPGPVDPSVDDLPFRLRYPQLLQTLNGENRNAAAQGLSNGDLITSKLFWDVN
- a CDS encoding replication-associated recombination protein A — translated: MNEPLAERVRPKTLTEYVSQTHLVGDNGTLTQQIKRGILPSLILWGPPGTGKTTLANIIANEIDRPFYTLSAISSGVKDVREVIEKAKKSGGLFTTKNPILFIDEIHRFSKSQQDSLLAAVEKGWVTLIGATTENPSFEVIPALLSRCQVYILKPFDKHDLVTLLERAIRQDAQLQKKKIELKETEALLRLSGGDGRKLLNMFELVINSEDTEDVVITDELVLSKVQKNTVLYDKTGEQHYDIVSAFIKSIRGSDPNGAVYWLARMIEGGEDVKFIARRMLIAASEDIGNANPTALVMANTTFQAVSTIGYPEARIILSQCAIYLATSAKSNASYAAIGKAQQVVKQTGDLSVPLALRNAPTKLMKDIGYGKDYQYAHNYENNFVAAEFLPDELSGSSFYIPGNNNRERTIKEFLKNRWKDKYEL
- the rlmB gene encoding 23S rRNA (guanosine(2251)-2'-O)-methyltransferase RlmB codes for the protein MEKTTQIYGIRAIIEAINANEALDKIFVQKGLKGDLFRELENLARKKGISISYVPVEKLNRLTKNNHQGVVANISPITFHNFEELVESVIQKKEAPLFLLLDQLSDVRNFGAIIRTAECTGVDGIIIQKKGAAPVTADTIKTSAGAAFKVPIAKVNHIKDAVHYLQASGVKIIAASEKTENTIYDVSFKEASAIIMGSEDVGISPSILKAADHTAKLPLLGEIESLNVSVACGVFLYEAVRQRLA
- a CDS encoding rhomboid family intramembrane serine protease produces the protein MTDNNYFKFSNSVLLVPIIAVLSIWTVYWVELQFKINFNHFGVYPRTLSGIKGVFFSPFIHGSLKHLYSNTLPLVVLSAALVYFYKPVAFKVLFYGTLLSGLITWVIGRPSYHIGASGVIYLLASFIFFKGVFAKHFRLIALSLFVVFVYGSMLWYILPIKEGISWEGHLGGFITGLFFAYFLKADIPIPKKYAWEEDSYNEEADEFLRHFDEDGNFIESTPESEPETDLDTTSPIKITYHYKENKEE